CGCCATGATGCGCGAGACCGAGATCCGCGAGGACCTGTCCTGCGGGGTGTCCACGGCCTTGGAGGTGATCCGCGGCAAGACCGCCGCGTTGATCAGCGCCGCCTGCCAGGGCGGGGCGATCCTGGGCGGTGCGACCCCCGAGCAGGCCGAAGCCCTGCGCCGGTACGGGGAACAGCTCGGCATCGCCTTCCAGATCCGCGACGACCTGCTGCCCTACACCGCCGACGAGGACATCACCGGCAAGGCGGCGCAGAGCGATGTCGCCAACCGGCTGCCGACGGTGCCGGTCCTGCTCGCGCACGAGGCCGGCACCGACGCCGACCGCCAACGGCTCGCCGAGGTGTTCCGCGACGACGTCGACACGGTCACCGCGTATCGCGAGGTGCGCGACATCGTGATCCGGACCGGTGGCGCCGAACAGGCCGCGCAGCGCGCCTGGGACTGCGTCGAGCACGCCCGCGCGGCGCTGGCCGGGGTTCCCCGGCCCGACCGGCTCCTGGAACTGGCGGTCACCGCCGTCGACCGGATCCACTGAGGAGCCGCATGTCCTTGCGGGTGAAGGAAGTACGGCATTCCTACGGCATACGCGAGGTGCTGCGCGGGGTCACCTTCGACGTCCCGGACGGTGCGCTGGTGGGCGTGGTCGGGGAGAACGGGGCGGGCAAGACCACGTTGCTGCGCATCCTCTCCGGCGACCTGACCCCCACCGGCGGCGTCGTCGACCGCACCGGCCGCCTGGGGTACTGCCCTCAGCAGGTCGTGCTCAACGAGGCGTTCACCGTGGCCCAGCACCTCCGGTTCTTCCAGGTCGCTTACCGGCTCGGTGATCTGCGCTACGCCGAGGAGCTGATGGAGGTGCTGAACTTCGCCCAGTACCGCCATGATCGCGTCGGCACGCTCAGCGGCGGCACCCGGCAGAAGCTCAACCTCACCCTCGCGCTCATGCACGACCCGGACCTGCTGCTGCTCGACGAGCCCTACCAGGGCTTCGACTGGGACACCTATCTCCGCTTCTGGGATCTGGCCCGGCTACTGCGCGCCCGCGGGCGTTCCGTGCTGGTGATCTCCCACCTCGCCCACGACAAGGATCGCCTCGACACGCTGCACCAGCTCACCGCCGGTGTGCTCGACCCCGATCCCGCACTCACCGAAGGCCACCGCTAGATGCACTTCCGGACCGCGACCCGCATGGCGGTGATCGAACACGCCCGCAACCACCTCGCCCTGTGGCTGATCGCCCTCTACCTGCCGTTCTGGCTGACCGCGATCTACTTCATCCTTCCCGGCCACCGCGTCGGGTTCGTCCTGCGCGCCGCGGGCGACACCGTGTGGGCGCAGGGCAACGAGCTCACCCAGATCACCGGCGCCATCAACGCGGTCACCCAGATCGTCGGCTTCATGATGTTCACGGTCACCTTCAGATCCGGCGCCTTCGACCGCAGGCTAGCCCTCGCCGGGTTCCCGCGCGGCCACCTCGTGGCCGCCAAGACCTGCGTGCTGGTCGCGCTGTCCACCGTGATCGCCTGCTACACCGCCGCGCTGATGACCCTGTTCTGGGACCAGCGACGGACGTGGCTGCTCGCCCTCGCCCTGCTGCTCGCCGCCATGACCTACGGCGCCTTCGGCGTGCTGCTCGCCACCTCGGTCCGCGGCGAACTGGAAGGCATGTTCCTCGTCCTCATGATCAGCATCGTGGACGTCGGGCTGCAGAACCCGATCGCCAACCACGCGGCCGGCAATGACCTCATCTCGATGCTGCCCACCTACGGCGCGATGCAGACGGCCTCGGCCGCCGGGTTCTCCTCCGTCGTCCCGTACTCGCACCTGGCACTGCAGCTCACCTGGTTCGCGGTCCTGTCCGCTCTCGGCCTGATCGTGTTCCACCGCAACACCCGAGACCGAACCGCTCTCCCCGCCGCGTACGGAAACTCTCGGCGAAAGTCGTAGCCGGGATGTCGAGATCGTCGTGGCGGCTCCGTCCCAGGGGCGGATGCGGCCGACGTGGCCGTCACCCCGTACCGGAAGGACAGCCATGCGAAAGCTCATCGTCCAGCAGTGGGTCACCGTCGACAACATCGCCGCGGAGGAGGACGGCGGGCTCAGCTTCGTGTCCGGGGAGCCCTTCTCCGAGAAGACCGACCCCGCGTTCAGGGCGAGCGTGATGGGGTTCATCGACTCGGTCGACACGATGGTCCTCGGCGCGAACACCTACGCCCAGTCCAAGGACTACTGGCCGCACGCCGAGGAGCAGGGCGAGTACGGCGAGAAGCTCAACAACCTCACCAAGTTCGTCGCCTCGTCGAAACTGGACGAGGCGCCCTGGGGCGGCTTTCCCGCCGCGACCGTGACGCGCGACCCGGTTGCCACCGTCCGGGAGCTCAAGGAGCAGGGCGGCAGGGACATCTGGTTGTGGGGGAGCCTGAAGCTCATGCACTCCCTGCTGGGCGCCGGTGTCGTCGACGAGGTCCGGATGATGGTCTGCCCGGTCTCACGCGGCACGGGAACGCGCGTTTTCGCGGATCGCCACGAGATGAAGCTGGTCGAGGCCACCGGCTTCGACAACGGCCTCGCGCTCGTGCGCTACGAGATCGGCAAGTAGGAGGGAAGATCCACGGCCATCGCGGAGCACCTCGACCGCGCCACCGATGCTCGCCACGACCGGATGCGGGACCGGTACGCCTCGACGCACCCGCCTGGACATCGGGACGAACCTTTGGCCGTGCGGATCCAGTACCCAGAAGACGGGCGACCACGCGGGAGGTTGTCCGTCTTCTTCAGCCGCTCGGCGGCCGAACGCCGCTGGACGACTTGTCGAGAACGCGGGACCGGCTCCGTCCCAGGGGTGCGAGCGGCCACGACGGACCGCGCCACGACGAAGGAGAACCGCCATGAGCACGGTGCGACGCCTCGACCACATCGGAGTCGTCGTCGAAGACCTCGACGCGGCTACGGAGTTCTTCCTCGGCCTCGGTCTGGAGAAGGCGGGCGCGATGTCGATGCGGGGTGACTGGATCGGCGGGATCATCGGGCTGGAGGACGTCCACACGGACGTCGTCTTCGTGAGCGCGCCCGACGGCACCGGCAAGCTCGAGCTGATCAAGTTCCATTCGCCCGCCGACGACCGGGGAGTGCGGGAGGCGGCGGCGAACCGGCTGGGCATCCGCCACCTCGCCTTCGTCGTCGAGGACCTGGACGGCGTTCTCGGCGCACTGGCGGCCAAGGGTGCGACCAGGATCGGGAAGATCCACGACCACGAAGGCGTTGTCCGGCTCTGCTACGTGCGCGGCCCCGAGGGGATCATCGTCGAGCTGGCCGAGGAGATCGGCTCGTGACGAGGCGGCCTACGCGCCCGCGGCGATCTTCGGGAAGTCCTTGCGCTTGATCTTGGCCCGGCGCCCGTCGGGGTGGTGGAAGACGATTCCCTCCGCGAGGTGCCCTGGGGAGAACTTGCTCTCCATCGTGCTGAGGAAGTCCCGAAGGCCTTGGTAGCTGCGCGGCACGTCGGGCACGGTCGGCGCCTGGAAGTTGAAGGGCAGGCACAGGTGGTCGTCCAGGGCGAGGGGATTTCCCTGGATGCGCGGCCCCAGCGCCTCGCACGCGTGCTCGCCGTCCGGCCACTGCGCGACGTCGGTGTTGCGCGCCGCGGCGAGAATCCACTTGTCCTCGGCCGATCCCTCGTCGGTGTCGACGTACCAGCCATCCAGAATGCCTTGCTGCTTCTGCGCTTTGCCCGGGTTGCGCCGCTTCTCGACACGGACCAGGTGCCCGGACCGCACGGTCAGGCGGACGTTGGTGCCGTCGAGTTTCTCGGTGCCGACACCGGCCCCGTCGAACACCCAGGCGCACTCGGCCCTCGGCCGGTCGACGACCTGGAAGCGATCGTCACGTTCGAACAGCGTGGGGATCTTCTCCATGACCAGTTTTCCTTTCGCCACATGCCCGATCAGTTCCTCGTGCGTGATGACTCCGCTCGCCAGCCCACCGGCGAGCGCTCGAACCAGGTCCGCGACCGGCACGTCGGCTTCGACCGCCACGCGTTTGAGCGCCTTCTTCTCCTCCGGGGAGAGCCAGGCGACCAGGCGCGACCACCCCTCCGGAGGTGTCCAGCGCGCCAGCGTCGTGGGGTCCTTGCGCGGGCGTCCTCGCTTCTTGGCTTCAGCCACGGGAGGACGCTAGCCAGCCGCAGTGCGTTGTGTCAATTGGCATAATAGAAAATAGCCGCTGGTATAGCTCCAGGTCAGCCGCGTTGCGCGGTCCGGAAACCCCGGGTCGGGGGCACCTCGGTCGCGGGGGCGATGAGGGCGAGGCCGGGGGCGGCCCTGTGTTGTTCACCGGGATGTCCACATCCGGCTCGGCGGCGAGCAGGGCGTCGGCGCCGGCGGGCTCAGCGGGGTGGAGTCGGGTCCCCGAATGCGGCTGCCAGCGCGCCGGCGATCAGGTCGGGCAGGTGCGGCCGGCCATCCTCCTCGGCCCATCGGACCAGTGCCGTGTGCATGACGGCGAGGCAGGCGCTGGCCGTCGCCTTTGCGAGGAAGGGATCGGTGGCGTCGTCGCCGAGGGCGGTGACGATCGCCTGCTGCAGCGCGTAGTGGTTGTCGAGGTGCCTGGCGCGCAGGGCCGGTGTGGAGATCATGAGCTCCAGTCGCGCGAGCAGGAACTGCTCCTGGGAGTCGCCGGTCAGGGCGGAGGCCGACTCGACGAGCGCGGTGCCGATGCGGTGCGCCAGCGGTTGCCCCGGTGGGGATGCGGCGACCCGCTCGGCCACCAGTTCGCTGTGCTGGTCGACGAGGACGAGGTCCTCCTTGGTGGGGAAGTGCCGGTACACGGTCATGGGGGAGACCCCCGCGGCCTCGGCCACCCCCGCCACCGTCGTCGCGTCGTAGCCGCGCTCGGTGAACAGCCGCACCGCATGCGCCTGGATGGCCCGCTGCGTCTCGAATCGCCGTTGCGCTCGCAAGTTCACGTGAGAGAGACTACCGTCCTGATAGTCACTACCAATTCGGTAGAAACTAACACCTAAGGGTGGTCATGAGCGATCTGACCGACAGGACGGCACTCGTCACCGGTGCTTCGCGCGGCATCGGGCGGGCGATCGCGATGCGACTCGCGAAGGACGGAGCGGCGGTCATCGCGCATTTCGGGGCCGACGAGGAGGGAGCGAAGGCGACCGTCGAGCAGATCCGGCACCGCGGCGGCACCGCGTTCGCCGTCGAGGCGCGGCTCGGCGTGGACGGCGACACGGAGAAGCTCTTCGCGGGGGTCGAGGCCGTCCTGGCCGGGCGGCCGCTCGACCTCCTCGTCAACAACGCCGCGGCACCACCGGCAGGCCCGATCGGCACCACGACGCGCGAGGAGTTCGACCATCTCTTCGCCGTGAACGTGCGAGCTCCGTACTTCATCGTCCAGCGAGCCCTGCCGCTGCTGCGCGATGGTGGCCGCATCGTCACGATCTCCTCCGTGGCGACGCGGATGGCCAACCCCGCGCAGACGTCCTTCGCCATGACGAAGGGGGCGGTCGAGACGATGAGCAGGACCTTGGCCGCTGAGCTGGGGGCTCGGGGGATCACGGTGAACGCGGTTGCGCCCGGCGCCACCCGCACGGCGACCAACGCCGCGCTCTTCGAAGCGCCGGGCCTCACCGAGCTGATCACCGCAGCGACCGCGCTCGGCCGGCTCGGCGCGCCCGAGGACGTCGCCGACGTCGTCGCGTTCCTCGTCTCCGACGCGGGGCGCTGGGTCACCGGTCAGGTCATCGACGCGACTGGCGGCCTGTTCCTCGGCCCGCGTGCCTGATGCCTAGGGAGTAGTCATTCGCTGCGGGGCAGAAGGTGTTGCAGGGCAAGGAATCTGCCGCTGACGCCTGCGCGCGGGGAGGATGCCGTTGGGCGGAGCTGAGCGCGAGGAAGCCGCCGTAGTCGTGCCCGAACAGGTTGCCCGCGTCGATGCCGAGCGCGTCCAGGGCGCGCCCGACGCGCTCCACCTCGGTGTCGTAGTCGAAGCGCCAGGAGCGGTGGTTGGCCGGGTAGCCGCGCAGCAGCACGATCGGCTCGGCGGCGGGGTCGCCCAGGTCGGCGTAGGCCAGCTGGGCACCGTCGAGCCGCACCGACCGCATCTCCCTCAGCTGCGGAGCCGCGTCGAGAGGTAGGTCAACCAGGATCGCGGACGGCGGAGCACGGCGGTGATGACGTCCATGGAGTCGAAGTACGCGACGCGCTCGGCGATCAGCCCGTCCTGGAGCACGATCTTGTCCACGAGCGGCCATTCGACCGGACGACCGCCGAGGGTGCCGTGCAGGCGGCCCCAGATCAGCACGTGGCCCGAGCCGTGCGCCCAGCCGTGGACGTCGTAGCGCAGGTCGGGGATCAGCGCCATCGTCCGGCGCATGAACTCCCGCGCCTCGTCGATGCCGCGGGTGTTGCGGTCCATCGGGTGGATCAGGCGGACGTCGGGGCGGAACAGCGGGGTGAACGCGTCCGGGTCCATCCTGCTCCACGCTTCGGTGAACCGTTCGACGATGTGCGCGGCTTCGGTCTGGTCAGGTGTCTGCGGCATGATCGGGTTCCTGTGTCGTCGGTGCGGACAGCTGGACGAGCACTTCATCGGCGGCTCGTTCGCCCGCGCGGACGGCACCGTCCATCGTGGTCTGGAACGCGGCCGCGGTTTCAGCGCCCGCCCAATGCAGGTGGGTGCACGGTCTGCGCAGCACGGTGCCGAACGCGCGCACGAGCCCGCCGCGCACGGCGATCACGTCGACGCCCTCGACGTCGACGCGGCGCGCTCGGCTCCAACACCTCGCCCTGCAAGGGAAACGGCTTCACCAGCCGAGCGCCGAACCGGTACCGGCTGGTCACCAGGTCGTCCGCGACGTGCAGTGCGGCCGTCGCGGTGCTGAGGACGTCCACTGGTTCCACGAGCACGCCGCCTCTCCGGCCCCACTATTGCAAGCATTGCAATAGTGAGTGCACGGTAGCGCACGCCGCGGTGTCTTGCAATGAGTGCGAGAACGGCCTCGCTGCGTCGGCTCGTCATCGCAGTCAGGGCCGGTCCTACGATCGGTGCCGTGCCGACCGTCGTGACCGAGGCTGACCGTGAAGCGGACGAACGAGCGGAGGCAGCCGTCACCTTGTCGCCGGGCGCCGATCGGGAAACTGGCCTGGCGGGTCGGCCGATGCCCGCGGACCGGGTGCGCTCCTGGGTCATCACGATCGTGCTCACGGTCGTCGGCGGTGCCGTCCGGCTGCAGAACCTGGGTCATCCCACGCACAACGGCACACCGGTCTTCGACGAGAAGTACTACGCCGTGCAGGCGTGGCAGATGCTGCGCAACGGCGGGTACGAGGACAACCCTGGCTACGAGTTCACGGTCCACCCGCCGCTGGGCAAGCAGCTGATCGCGCTCGGCGAGTGGCTCTTCGGGTACACCGGCTGGGGGTGGCGGTTCGTCCCGGCCCTGCTGGGCACGCTGATGATCCTGATGATCATCCGGATCGCGCGTCGGCTGACCAGGTCCACCCTGCTCGGCGCGATCGCCGGGCTGCTGCTGATCTGCGACGGCGTGCTGCACGTGATGAGCCGGATGGCGATGCTGGACATCGTCCTCGCGTTCTTCGTGCTGGCCGCGTTCGTGTTCCTGCTGGCCGACCGCGACCAGGTCCGCGACCGCCTGGCCGTCGCGGTGCGCGAGGGCTGGGTGAACGACTCCGGCCGCGGTCCCCGGCTGGGCTTTCGCTGGTACCGCTTCCTGTGCGGCGTCTCGCTCGGCCTGGCGTGCGCGACGAAGTGGAGCGGCCTGTACTGGATCGCGGCCTTCGGCCTGATGATGGTCGTCTGGGACGGCTCGGCCCGGCGGGCGGCCGGTGTGCGCCACCCCTGGTCCGGCGCGCTGCGGAGGGATCTCGTCCTCGGCCTGTGGGCGCTGGTGGTCGTCCCGGTCCTGGTGTACCTGGGGTGCTGGTGGGCGTGGTTCGCGAGCGAGACCGGCGTGGACCGGCACCTGGTGGACTCGTGGCAGTTCGTCTTCCCGCCCGCGTTGCGATCGCTGTGGGGCTACTCGGCGAACGTGCTGGACTTCCACGAACACCTGGTGACGACCCCGGGGCAGCAGCACCAGTGGGAGTCCAAGCCCTGGACGTGGCCGATGGGCCTGCGCCCGATGCTCTACCACTGGGACGGCACGACCACGGGCTGCGGCGAGTCGTCCTGCGTGAGCGCGACGATGCTGATCGGTACTCCGGCGATGTGGTGGCCGGCGTTGCCGATGATCGGCTGGAGCCTGTGGCGGATGACCGCCCGGCTGGACTGGCGGTACGCGGCAGTGCTCGTGGCCTACCTGGCCGGACTGCTGCCGTGGTTCGTCAACCTCGACCGCCAGATGTACTTCTTCTACATGACGCCGACCTCGGCGTTCCTGGTTCTCGGCCTCGTGTTGCCGCTCGGGCAGATCCTCGGCAAGGCCTGCGCCGGATTCGAGAGACGCGGGACCGGTCTGCTCGTGGTGTCCCTCTACGTCGGACTCGTGGTGGCCGACTTCGTGTGGCTGTGGCCGATCCTGAACGGTGACTCCATCACCCACGCCCGCTGGGACGCGGAGCTGTGGCTGCCTTCGTGGCGCTGAGCGGAACGGTCGCCGCGCGCTTGAGGGTGCTGATCACCGGAGCGGTCTCCAGGTGCTCGATCGCCTCGATCGTCGCGACACGGTCGGTCAGGCAGGTGTAGAGCGCGTCGACGTCGCGGCACACGACCTTCGCGAGCAGGTTGGCCGGGCCGCGTGGACGTGGCTCTGCACGGCACTCGGTCTCGCGACGCTGGTGGCGTTCGCTCGTCACCAGCGCGGCCGGACCGACGCGCTCGTCGAACCGGGCTTGTTCCGGGGCAGGGGGTTCGCCCTGTCGCTGGTCAGTTCGCTGCTGTTCTTCGCGGTGATGAACGGCCTGCTGTTCGTGCTCGTGCTGTTCCTCCAGCTCACCCAGGGCAAGACCCATCCGGCGCCGCGCTCGCGCTCCTGCCCTGGTCGGCCGGGCTTGCGATCGGCTCGTGGACCGCCGGTGCGGTGCTCGCGCCCCGCTTCGGGGCGAAGGTGATGCGCGTCGGTCTGGGGCTCGTGCTGGTCGGTCTGGCAGGGCTCACCGTGTCGCTCACAGCGGCGCCGCTGCTCGCGACCGGGATCGGCCTGGGCGTGTTCACCGTGCCGTTCTTCGGCAACGCCCTGTCCGGTGTCGCCCCGCACGAAACCGGCTCGGCGTCCGGTCTGCTCAACGCGGTGCAGCAGCTCGGCGCGACCGCCGGAGTCGCCCTGCTGGGCAGCGTGTTCTTCCGGTACGGCATGCAGCAGGCGGTGATCACCTCGATCGTGCTGATCGCGGTCGTCCTGGCGCTCAGCGTTCGGTCAGGGCGTCCTGAACGCGCGATGACAGCGGTCGGTCGCTGAACAGGAGCCGGATCGCAGCAGGGTCTGGGTTGCCCGCGTCCGGTCCCCGCCACACGTGGGTGAGGCCCAGGCGTTCGACGGCGCGGCGGGACCGGTCGTTGCCGTCGAGCACGTAGGCGGTCACGGGCAGGTCCGGTCGCAGTACGCGGGCCTGCGCGATCGCTGCCGCGCTGATCTCCTGGGCGTGGCCCTGTCCCCACCATCGGGGATCGAGGCGGAAGCCGAGGTTCCACGCGACGCCGTAGCGGACGAAACAGCCTCCGACGCCGACGAAGTCGTTGTCCTGCACCGGTTCCGCGCTGCGGACGATCCACATGCCGAGGCCGTCGCGCTGCCACGCCCGGCGCCAGTTCTCGATCATCCGCTCGGTCTGGTCGATGTCGTCGTGACGGCTCAACGGGTCCGGGCCCCACACGCGCGGGTCCGAGTACAGCGCGAACACCTCGGGCAGGTCCTCCGGCTCCGGTGCGCGCAGGACCAATCGTGCGGCGGGCATGGCGTGCTCCTGGGAGGTCATGCGTGAGGTGGGAATCTGCGGGCCAAGGTCTCGAGTGCTTGCAGCACTTCGGTGAGCACCCGCGGGTCGTCCGTGCCCAGTGCCGCCGCCACGGTGTCGTCGATCGGGACGGATGCGCGCTGGGCGGCCCGGGCGGGTACGTCCGCGTGGGGGCGGACCAACGTGCGGCGCCGGTCCTTCGGATCATGATCGGTGACGAGGACGCCCTCGTCGCGCAGCCGCGCCACCGCCGCCGAGACGTGGCTCTGCGGAAAGCCCGTGCGGCGGGTGATCTCGCTGACCGAGCTGTCGGGGTTGTCCATGACGTCGGCCAGCACGAGCCGGACGCTCGCCGGGAGCCGGTGGAACAACGACGGCGGAATCGCCTGCTCGCCGAGCTTGGTGAGGGTCCGCCCCAGGCGGAAGAGCGCTAGACCGTCCACGCCCCCATGATACATCTGGACTGATGTATCAGTTCTGATGTTTTAGGAGGCGTCCGTGACCACCCCGCTGCACCGCCGGATCCGCGGCGAAGGCCCGTTGCTGCTGATCGTCCAGGGCGGCTTCGGCAACGCCGAGCACACCGAGGGCCTGGTCGAAGCCCTGATCGACGACTACACGGTGGTGACCTACGACCGCCGCGGCCTGTCCCGCAGCCCGAGTTCGTCCGGGCCATTCACCATCTCCGACCACGCCGACGACGCCGCCCGCCTGCTCGCCGAGCTGACCGACGAACCGGCGTACGTGCTGGGGTGCAGCATCGGCGCGGTGGTGGGCCTGGACCTGGCGGCGCGTCACCCCGACAAGCTTCGCCACCTCCTCGCGCACGAGCCACCCGCGCTGCGCGTGTTGCCCGAGGCCCGCCGCGCTGAGGCGATCAGAGCACACGAGGACGTCGAGGGAGCCTTCCGCGCGCACGGTCCCGGTGCCGCGTTGCCGAAGTTGTTCGCTCTGATCGGGGCGGACCTCACCCCGGGGCAGGCGCCCCGGAAGCCCGACCCGCATCAGGTCAGCGACCTGATGTCCTTCCTCGCCAACGATTTCCCCGGCGTCCGCGGCCACCACCTCGACCTGGACGCGCTGCGCCGGACCGCCTCCCGGATCACCGTCGGGGTCGGTGCCACCAGCGCCGGGCTGACCGACCACGAGTGCGCTCGCGCGCTGGCCGAGCACCTCCGCGCCGACCCCGTGGAGTTTCCCGGCGGCCACGGGGGCGCCGCCACCCACCCGGCCGCTTTCGCCGCGACCCTGCGCTCGGTCCTCGTCGCAGCGGCAACAACCTGACCGCAAAGCTTGTCCGCATTGAGGTGGAGCACGCACCGGCGGAAGTTCTTTCGACTGGTTCGGGCACCGATGTCGATTTGGGCCCGCCCGGTTCGACGCAGGGGTGACAGGAGACGATCGACACCTCGGGAGATGACGATGAGGGCAGGCCGACGCGAGTGGTGGGGGCTGGCAGTGCTGGCGCTGCCGACACTGCTGTTGTCGCTGGACATGAGCGTGCTGCACCTGGCGGTCCCGCACCTGGCCGCCGATCTGCGGCCGAGCAGCACGCAACTGCTGTGGATCATCGACATCTACGGCTTCATGATCGCCGGGTTCCTGGTCACGATGGGCACCCTGGGCGATCGGTTCGGCAGGCGGAGACTGCTGATGGCCGGCGGTGCCGCCTTCGGCGTGGCGTCGGTCGTGGCGGCCGTGAGCACCAGTCCGGAGATGCTGATCGGGGCGCGC
The window above is part of the Allokutzneria albata genome. Proteins encoded here:
- a CDS encoding RNA ligase family protein; translation: MAEAKKRGRPRKDPTTLARWTPPEGWSRLVAWLSPEEKKALKRVAVEADVPVADLVRALAGGLASGVITHEELIGHVAKGKLVMEKIPTLFERDDRFQVVDRPRAECAWVFDGAGVGTEKLDGTNVRLTVRSGHLVRVEKRRNPGKAQKQQGILDGWYVDTDEGSAEDKWILAAARNTDVAQWPDGEHACEALGPRIQGNPLALDDHLCLPFNFQAPTVPDVPRSYQGLRDFLSTMESKFSPGHLAEGIVFHHPDGRRAKIKRKDFPKIAAGA
- a CDS encoding FAD-dependent oxidoreductase; translated protein: MIAVRGGLVRAFGTVLRRPCTHLHWAGAETAAAFQTTMDGAVRAGERAADEVLVQLSAPTTQEPDHAADT
- a CDS encoding SDR family NAD(P)-dependent oxidoreductase, with product MSDLTDRTALVTGASRGIGRAIAMRLAKDGAAVIAHFGADEEGAKATVEQIRHRGGTAFAVEARLGVDGDTEKLFAGVEAVLAGRPLDLLVNNAAAPPAGPIGTTTREEFDHLFAVNVRAPYFIVQRALPLLRDGGRIVTISSVATRMANPAQTSFAMTKGAVETMSRTLAAELGARGITVNAVAPGATRTATNAALFEAPGLTELITAATALGRLGAPEDVADVVAFLVSDAGRWVTGQVIDATGGLFLGPRA
- a CDS encoding dolichyl-phosphate-mannose--protein mannosyltransferase; this encodes MPTVVTEADREADERAEAAVTLSPGADRETGLAGRPMPADRVRSWVITIVLTVVGGAVRLQNLGHPTHNGTPVFDEKYYAVQAWQMLRNGGYEDNPGYEFTVHPPLGKQLIALGEWLFGYTGWGWRFVPALLGTLMILMIIRIARRLTRSTLLGAIAGLLLICDGVLHVMSRMAMLDIVLAFFVLAAFVFLLADRDQVRDRLAVAVREGWVNDSGRGPRLGFRWYRFLCGVSLGLACATKWSGLYWIAAFGLMMVVWDGSARRAAGVRHPWSGALRRDLVLGLWALVVVPVLVYLGCWWAWFASETGVDRHLVDSWQFVFPPALRSLWGYSANVLDFHEHLVTTPGQQHQWESKPWTWPMGLRPMLYHWDGTTTGCGESSCVSATMLIGTPAMWWPALPMIGWSLWRMTARLDWRYAAVLVAYLAGLLPWFVNLDRQMYFFYMTPTSAFLVLGLVLPLGQILGKACAGFERRGTGLLVVSLYVGLVVADFVWLWPILNGDSITHARWDAELWLPSWR
- a CDS encoding Lrp/AsnC ligand binding domain-containing protein, producing the protein MGLALGELEEQHEHEQQAVHHREEQQRTDQRQGEPPAPEQARFDERVGPAALVTSERHQRRETECRAEPRPRGPANLLAKVVCRDVDALYTCLTDRVATIEAIEHLETAPVISTLKRAATVPLSATKAATAPRPSGRG
- a CDS encoding ABC transporter permease, which gives rise to MAVIEHARNHLALWLIALYLPFWLTAIYFILPGHRVGFVLRAAGDTVWAQGNELTQITGAINAVTQIVGFMMFTVTFRSGAFDRRLALAGFPRGHLVAAKTCVLVALSTVIACYTAALMTLFWDQRRTWLLALALLLAAMTYGAFGVLLATSVRGELEGMFLVLMISIVDVGLQNPIANHAAGNDLISMLPTYGAMQTASAAGFSSVVPYSHLALQLTWFAVLSALGLIVFHRNTRDRTALPAAYGNSRRKS
- a CDS encoding TetR/AcrR family transcriptional regulator, producing MNLRAQRRFETQRAIQAHAVRLFTERGYDATTVAGVAEAAGVSPMTVYRHFPTKEDLVLVDQHSELVAERVAASPPGQPLAHRIGTALVESASALTGDSQEQFLLARLELMISTPALRARHLDNHYALQQAIVTALGDDATDPFLAKATASACLAVMHTALVRWAEEDGRPHLPDLIAGALAAAFGDPTPPR
- a CDS encoding MarR family winged helix-turn-helix transcriptional regulator — its product is MDGLALFRLGRTLTKLGEQAIPPSLFHRLPASVRLVLADVMDNPDSSVSEITRRTGFPQSHVSAAVARLRDEGVLVTDHDPKDRRRTLVRPHADVPARAAQRASVPIDDTVAAALGTDDPRVLTEVLQALETLARRFPPHA
- a CDS encoding ATP-binding cassette domain-containing protein, whose protein sequence is MSLRVKEVRHSYGIREVLRGVTFDVPDGALVGVVGENGAGKTTLLRILSGDLTPTGGVVDRTGRLGYCPQQVVLNEAFTVAQHLRFFQVAYRLGDLRYAEELMEVLNFAQYRHDRVGTLSGGTRQKLNLTLALMHDPDLLLLDEPYQGFDWDTYLRFWDLARLLRARGRSVLVISHLAHDKDRLDTLHQLTAGVLDPDPALTEGHR
- a CDS encoding nuclear transport factor 2 family protein is translated as MPQTPDQTEAAHIVERFTEAWSRMDPDAFTPLFRPDVRLIHPMDRNTRGIDEAREFMRRTMALIPDLRYDVHGWAHGSGHVLIWGRLHGTLGGRPVEWPLVDKIVLQDGLIAERVAYFDSMDVITAVLRRPRSWLTYLSTRLRS
- a CDS encoding polyprenyl synthetase family protein, translating into MSVVVPENQDVLVPLIEAELRRWIGPGENLMELVCLDALFPSGKLLRPILCLESAAAVGGEVEQVLAFAAGIECLHVASVVHDDIVDQEPVRRGRASTSEQFGISEALLAGDGLSMAGHAAMLSRGPADRALAASRVVVDAMRHMCRAMMRETEIREDLSCGVSTALEVIRGKTAALISAACQGGAILGGATPEQAEALRRYGEQLGIAFQIRDDLLPYTADEDITGKAAQSDVANRLPTVPVLLAHEAGTDADRQRLAEVFRDDVDTVTAYREVRDIVIRTGGAEQAAQRAWDCVEHARAALAGVPRPDRLLELAVTAVDRIH
- a CDS encoding dihydrofolate reductase family protein yields the protein MRKLIVQQWVTVDNIAAEEDGGLSFVSGEPFSEKTDPAFRASVMGFIDSVDTMVLGANTYAQSKDYWPHAEEQGEYGEKLNNLTKFVASSKLDEAPWGGFPAATVTRDPVATVRELKEQGGRDIWLWGSLKLMHSLLGAGVVDEVRMMVCPVSRGTGTRVFADRHEMKLVEATGFDNGLALVRYEIGK
- a CDS encoding alpha/beta fold hydrolase, with product MRSVRLDGAQLAYADLGDPAAEPIVLLRGYPANHRSWRFDYDTEVERVGRALDALGIDAGNLFGHDYGGFLALSSAQRHPPRAQASAADSLPCNTFCPAANDYSLGIRHAGRGTGRQSRR
- a CDS encoding VOC family protein encodes the protein MSTVRRLDHIGVVVEDLDAATEFFLGLGLEKAGAMSMRGDWIGGIIGLEDVHTDVVFVSAPDGTGKLELIKFHSPADDRGVREAAANRLGIRHLAFVVEDLDGVLGALAAKGATRIGKIHDHEGVVRLCYVRGPEGIIVELAEEIGS
- a CDS encoding GNAT family N-acetyltransferase, which codes for MPAARLVLRAPEPEDLPEVFALYSDPRVWGPDPLSRHDDIDQTERMIENWRRAWQRDGLGMWIVRSAEPVQDNDFVGVGGCFVRYGVAWNLGFRLDPRWWGQGHAQEISAAAIAQARVLRPDLPVTAYVLDGNDRSRRAVERLGLTHVWRGPDAGNPDPAAIRLLFSDRPLSSRVQDALTER